AACAAGAGcgaacaaataaataagatatttaattaattacaattttattgagctttaaattataaatttcaatgatattttgatttttttgtttattgcaCTTTGTATAACGTATATGTTACGATAGGGTGATGCACAAAAAGACAGAGAAACTCCCTAAAAATATGCTATTATTTGCAAGTATATTTATTACCTTTTTCATGTATATATAGTTCATGTAATATGAAACAAAGTTTTctgatattttaagtaattcttCAAGTCTTATTTCGtatgtacttattttatttatatcatacgAAATTTTAGATTGTCTATTAAGTctagtgtaatataataatcacaCAGTCTTAACTATACTCTTCATAAACGCCGATCTACCtcttcaaattttgttttaaacaaatactatttttatctaacttcttcgtttggacaaaaaaaaaatagttcttttttaactattaattgttttacatttttatttaatatataatataatctaatgTCTTTAAATACAATGATAGCTTGAACAACTGATTAATTAAGGTCTATAGTAATTACCTCTATTAAGTTCATATAATCTAATCtctttaaatacaataatagctTGAACAACTGATTAATGAAGGTACTACGTCTATATTAATTACCTTTATTAAGTTCTCTCTCATATTGTCTTAAGTATTTTTGAACGGTTTACCACAGACATACAAATCAACTGTTTTccatttatttgaaaactagcttttacccgcacTGAATTATGtttagtaaaaagtatcctatgttacttttaatacttccaagaatatgtgtacaaagtttcatgatgatctgttaagtagttttcacatttataatatttgtagggATATGTTTATACCAGAAAATAtgacttaattatatatataaacactaGTGACCAAGTTTTGGTAGTTAAGGTTCATTGTGTGTTAATGCTTACAAGAGTCAAGCGGCTTTCAattcgttttaaatatatataatactcatcaattaatattacatatccTTTCTAAGTAATTATAAGTTAAGCGCGACATACGATTTGTGATCGTCGTtcgtaaattaagtaattttttcgAATAAATATTGGAGCTTAAGTTATAATCGAATTGTCGAACGTTTATCAATTTTCAATCAGTTTTTAAGTTTTAGAGTCGCGGAATTTTAGACTGAAGTTGGAGTCTGGTATTGCAATGATATGATATTGGTCGATCGTTGTATCTGATTTAATCTACCATCGTTATAACTGCATCATTCTGGCAACattaaattagtataaatttttaagtctctATTAACATTTTCACTTATAAGGGACTTTCTGCGATTATCATTTTGAAACTTCCGATATTTCGGTGATTTTGCAGGCGATATAGTCACGACCAACTTAGTCACGGCTTTACCATTGTAAGAAAAAAAGTAGATTTGAAGACGTAAACATCAATGGTGTGCTAAAAGCTTGAAATTGAGAAATGTTTGACAATTTGTTTCATAGTGTCTCTCTAGTACTAGCTTCAGCTGTACATAAATAGCTATGTTTTTGCCGAGTGATATATTATACTTGAAGAAATTTACGTcgtttcaaataaagttttttaacgTGTGTACTTGAATTTTtcgataaatttatatattatgaagaTGCTTTGTTCGtctattgtaaatatttcttattggGGCGTGCCACTTCTCAAATTTTTTCTCGCACTATCGTTTTGTCTTATCGAAATTTAATAGTCGtatgtctattttattttttaatcttaaataaaaatgtttctgaGACGTTTTCAATTAGAATACGAAAGGTACTATTTTCCtaatgttttgtatttataatcccACTAGTTGTTTTTCCTTTCAATAGAGATGTTTTCATAGTTTTACGTATATATCGgtgcatttaaatttaaaataataacgtattaaaaatattgtatgccATAAGATTTGTCTTCCAGTAAAATTGATCTTGTAACAATAGCGTAAAGTATTGTAgcttattatatacataatgatTATATAAAAGTGGTGTCGTTATAGTTAATGGTATTACTAAAATTGAAAGAATCAAAATGGCTGCCATTTCTGTGTGAGTGGCGAATATAACACCAATACTGATTGATATAACATTTTAGTATGCACATAACGCACACCACTGAATATTATGTAAGCGACATATctcaaattattgtaatttagtgCGTTCATTTATTGAAATTGTCTTTATGAATAAATGACGTCAAAATAGttttgagtattattttttgtatcgtGTGTttactgctgtgtggctacggtagtaaagaacttagccaccccctctctttccgtaggtgtcgtaagaggcgactaagggataacagttcTACTACAACCTTAGAACTtgtaaagccaaccgatggcgggataaccatccgactgctggctttgaaatacacaggccgaagacgggcagcagcgtcttcggtgcgacaatccagccctgcggtcactaacccgcctgcccagcgtggtgactatgggcaaaacacataagttcacgccatttttgctgcgagcttgtggaggcctatgtccagaagtggactgcaataggctgaaatgatgatgatgatgatactatATTTGAATTGttcaaattatttcttaatactATAATACccgaaaattataataataattttctttatatttcacAACCCGCATCCCGTCAAACTGccttggagcagcgtggtggattaagctctgatccttcccctatatggggaaagaggcctatgtccagcattgggatatttcaggctgaagaattaaataaaaatactttcatgattattataaaaatcagtatcataaaaattaatggAACAATATCGAAATTCCGGTTACGTACATCACTTAGCTTATCATTTCGAAATGAAAATATAGATGGCGCTGAGTGTTacctttttaagttattttcagAACAGCTTTATAAAAAATTCTCGTTTTAGAACTTTCAATTGTTTCTAATAAACGTcgtaagtaaattttattttgggataaattaatttaatgtgaaataaatatagtttttcagTCTTCATATTCCTTTACCGATACAGAAATGCTTATAAACGTATCTCATTCACAGTTTAATACGAGAGATTTTATACGAGGCGTTTTTAAGTTCGCGGAATGAGAGGGTTGGAGGGGGGTGATTAGGCTCATTAGGATCGTAACGTGTTTAGTGACtcataattagtataaatacgaGATTTCATTGATATTAGAGTACAAGTTTCTACGCACTGCCACGTACTCGCCGTGGTACGTGCATAATGTCGACTTACATCGCGACCTTAAGATCGATTCAATCGCGAAGCACCTCAAAATACTCGCTATAGCGTATTTTGAGAGAGCGCGCAGTCACCCGAatcctcttgtagcagaggcttgCAAATACGTAGGTAGAGGTAACTTATAGACCGTACAAAGGCGTCCCATGCACGTCTTAACCGACCCTGACGATAGGATCATGGCGCTTAACGCCATATACACCACCACACACAAGACACACACGCACCGCCCCCGCCGGCGAGGGCGAGGTCCCCGCGTTGTGACGGCtcgcacgcgcctaggcgcgtagcTGACCGTCCGTAGCCGTCTCAGCGCTCCGtatagcgcctcctccactccgacgacgctctaagccgaggtgcgatctcgctaggagacacccttagggcgggcgTTTTTCCCCCCCGAGCTCTCCCAGAGGGTTCccattcttccttcgcggccggcttgcctaagtgcccggcccctctcaccggtgacgctgtaaaggccgctagggccaacagcactcttcaattcgaaaaaaaaaaaaaaaaaaaaaattagagtacCCCCGTGCCCGCCGAAAAGGGCCCACATCTTCCTTGGCGGCCGgttgcctaagtgcccggcctctctcaccggtgacgctgtaaaggccagtaCAAACAGCAACtgtcatttcgaaaaaaaaaaaaagatattagaCTATTAGTCTTTGAGCTATCGTCAACCAAGCAACATAATCAGGAGTGAAAAGtgaaatatggaaaaaatcGAATATCGTGCCGTTATAAAGTTCCTTACCAAGCAAGGAAAATCAGTTGCGACCATAATGGATGTGATGTCATCGGTTTACGGTGACTCTTGTCCAGGAAAAAACCATGGTGTACAAGTGGCACAGTTTGGTTAAAAAAAGGAAGGGAATCCCTTGAAGACGATCCGAGGCCGGGCAAGAGCATCGAGGTGACCACGCCAGAACTTATCCAAAAGGTCGAAAAACTTGTACTCAACGATGCTCGACTAAAGAAACAACTCGCAGAAATGGTTGGCGTATCCGATACAACCATTTTTAAAATCCTGCACGATCATCTTGGCATGACTAAGGTCAGTGCAAGATGGGTACCGAGAATGCTCACGCCGCCGCAAAAACAACAACGCGTAGAGTGTTCACGTGCATTTTTGTACCTCTGCAATGAAGACAAGGATGGTGTATTGAGTCGAATTGTTACTGGAGACGAAACTTGGGTTCATCATTATGAACCTGAGTCGAAACAAGACTCTATGCAGTGGCATAAAAAGGTCACAGCACCCCCCAAGAAGTTTAAGTTGTCACAGTCAGCTGGAAAATTCATGGCAACGGTCTTTTGGGACTCAGAAGGAATATTATTGATCGATTATAAGGATAAAGGTGTTTCTATAACCGGAGAATACTACGCTTCAATATTAGAGCGATTAAAAGAAGCCATTAAAGAGAAAAGACGGGGAAAATTGACGAAAGGTGTGCTGCTTTTGCACGAAAATGCGCCCGTCCACAAGAGCCACGTTGCGTTGGCTGCCTTGCTTAAAGTGGGCTTCGATATTTTGAACCACTCACCCCACAGTCCAGACCTGGTCCCGAGTGATTATTACCTCtttccaaaaatgaaaaaagagctgcgaggtaaaaaatttaccacCGATGATGAAGTTAAGGAGGCAGTTTCAGGGTTTTTTGAGGACaaagacaaaacattttttaatgagggtataaataaattaattgaaagatcTGAAAAATGTGTCCGTCTTGCAGGTGAATATATTgataaggaaaaataatttggtttttttatttcaaccccTTACCCTTCATTCCGCGAACATAAAAACGCTCCCTCGtatgtataagttttaaaaacttttacgtTCGATATAGACACATAACACTCTGGATAGTTGTAGAGGCCATGGTTACGGGCGACCTTggttgtaattaataattgcgTTAAGTCACTTACCTATACCTAACTTATAATAACCATCACTGGGCGTATCTATAAAACAAGACAAAGATATGTACTTAAAAGGAGACTTCACATGCCACTCTTTGTACTATTATGTATGGAAATAAAtatacgatatattttttatagatatctGTTCTGGTGTAGAGGTTCGTGTTGTCGCCGGCAGTCACTGGTTCTGTTTCCACTCGGATATACTGGCGGGCATTTGTACAACTATTTGTTTCTATGTGAGTacctatccttgtgggtctgctTAGTTTGACTCGGAGATATGTAGCtaatagcgatcgctactcatagtagggaatatataagcaacccgcagtggagcagtgtggtggagaAAAGCTGACCTTTTTCCTACATTAAGGATTTGACAGGATTAATcaatcaaacgaaaaaaaaaaacaaaatcactaTTGCATATATGAAACGTGTAACGTGTGTACGTCACCTTCGACAGGAGACTAGACTTTACTCCATTAAGAATGATtaccataatatataaaaataaaaaagttttataaaatgaattaaattataattattttatactgtaaAACACTAAACCGAGGAAGGGTACAGGAGGAAATAtcctgatcaaaatctggagcaaccagACTGGTGAAGTGTCTCAACCTTGCAGAAGATGTCAgctaaataaattgtaaagatTGCAAGTAGTGTGTAAGGCACATGATATcgttttttaagaaataaactccaataaaataaacgttttatttgaaagtaatattttaaatacattgtaatataaatttacagcataatataagttatatagTAAGACTTTAgcaaaaacctaaaaaaaaaaaatatacctttatATTTAACACAATAGTCCTAATTATTTTTCGCTAATAGAAacaacagataataaaaaaaaaacgactttcaCCCTTCATCATAGGATTTGACACTGACACTTGACACTTAATTCGTACAGATAATCtgagtaaattattttgttattgtacCCTCCCTGTTTCTCGCTAATTTTAATTGGTTCCCTGGGGACAGTTAGCTGTTCACGGCTTTATTAGCTTTTGTGTTATGCGTATAAGGAATAAAATGTGTGTTATTTTTATCTTGaatattgtaattgtatattgaatgatgtaacaaaaaaaaaaacaaacacaaaaatatgtgtatCCGTAGAAAAGACAATGGCCACAAAATGGCAATTCTGTAGTGTGTAAGTAAATGTTATATAGAAGTTATATGTAGTAGTAGCGTAAGAGTCCCACGATACATAGTATCGTGCAAATGATGAACATCACAATGCTAATGTTCGATAAATGAAAGTCCGTTACCGAAGCCGAATTTGAAGCGCCactattttgtgtaataaaaacgTCTTCTTTCTGAATATCTGACCGGCACATCgcgaaaatttaattaaactattaattttttaagaatttaaaatttcgcGACCGGACTAGGCAGCCCGTCTCGGAtggcagggtcgccatgtaAGGTTATGTCATCGGAGATATGAAAACGACTGGATCTATTCTAATCTGATTTATTACTGAACTCCATCTCAAACgttacacattattatataagtacttaTTAAGGCACTCTTACGCTACTACTACATATAACTTCTATATAACACTTACACACTACAATtcaatagttaaaaaaaaaaaaaactagttctGTGTACCATCATTTacctgtttaaaaaaatataaacgaacAAGAATAAAGCATGTcacaaaaacataaacaaactAAATGTACGAAATTGGCACAATTAAGTGGAATTTTCCGCTTAATTTGGCATTACACCCCTTCGGAGCATATGTGGAGACCCTTTATTGAACTCACCCTTCACTATCAAGTTGTTAGGTTGtagcttattattttaattgagaaGGATGAACGGTCATGTTCTAAGGATTTGAGATTTTAATTAGATCTGCAGTATCTCTGTTCTAAATTCTCTAAGATTATAAATGCAGCGAATAGTCCTTTTTACCAATTATGTCggtaaacaagtgtacggctcacctgatggtaagcgattaccgtagcttatagacgcctgcaacaccagaaccccCATTCCCCCCAgattcccctcaggagctctggtcaccttactcaccaacaggaacacaacactgcttgtaaacagtattatttagctgtgatcttctgtaaggtcgaggtactaccccagtcggtctgctccatattttgagcaggaaatttcctgctgtgccctacctcaattaatacatgttaatattattttgtttcagtgTAATAACTTTATGCTGGGTGTATCTATTTTGATGATATGTATTTGAAAGCTGTCGTTTGTCCTGTGGTTCCATTTCAATTTGATCTGGATCTGGCGAGTTAATATTGCGAATTTGATCGACTTCTACTATGCTGatgattttattacttgtcattttaaaatgaagtcgttttttatattttttatatatatttgagaacaaacataaatatacagtCTTAATATTGATTGTTTTACCCCATAATAACAAGTATCTCAAATAATAATCATAGTAATAAAGGTTAAAAGATACCTCAGTGTTTTTTTAACCATCTCTAATTAAACTAGCTACCGCCGGCACGAGTGTGACGCTCCGTGACAGATTTATTGTCACAAAAACTGTTCGACCCGATATGTGACATATTATGTGACAGTATTATGTggactttacttttattttaatagcgaCATTTTGTAACTATATTTCACTTCGCTGATGTGGTGAACTTCGTTAGGGCacaatttttgaatatatttttttaaatctttcacTCACTATAACGAACACGACGAAAAGAAGTTTTGACACAATAGTTTTGAAGTTATTTAATCGAGTTTTTCAACGTTGAAAGAACATACATAGCGCTTTTTCTAAAAGTGAAATGTTTAGTGGATATAGATATTAGACAAAAAAGTGGATAGATTTCTATTTTAGATTTGATGTTCTGTAAAATGTAGTTTAGAAAACGAGAATtgagaataaatttataaacctgatattaatatatgtaggtatataacaaTTTTAGGAAAGAAATCATCTTAcgcattagaaaataataaaatctacgcaaataaaattgtgtttagcAGCGAATATTATGTCCAAACAGTGCCGGATTAAGGTAACTTGATGCCCTAAGCAATCTTCCCCTATGGGCCTATCCTTAAGTAGAAAgaattaattgaaaacaaaaaattttaatacgCATAGTTTAAACGCGCGAATTTTGAAATTGCTTTAAATTTCTCTCTGGTCTCGTCTTCTTTCATCTCTCTCTTCTAAGCAATTGCTCAAATAGCTTATAGGCTAATCCACGACTGTGTATAAAGAATAATATGttaagtaaaagttttaaaggttaaaaGATGGTAGAAATTTATAGTATTATAGAGCAGAATAAACTaagaagtattttaataaaaaatatttactaatcgATCGTCGAACCTTTAAgctcttttaaatttaattatctacATCGACTTATCCATAAATGCTAACGGTGTATCAAtcattatcttttaaaaaagtaGCAATAACGAGTAATGAGGTGTCATGTGACCTCAGAAATATCTAAAACGCCTGAAcggtgtaaaaatattttttgaaaaatgtcAAACAAGGAGGTGGGAAAGAATGTCTGTGAATATGTTTTTGggaattttaatgttttttcgGAACTAATTTGTCATTTAAATGCAGGGATGTgacatttttgaaatttaaacgattgttttttttttttttttggtatttaaaactttaaattttatatatcctttatcttataacatacacacacggtcgtctgttcctatgataagcaacttaatgcttgtgttacaggtaacatccgattgttagaactattttttttaatatacatacaaataatacatatttatatatataaatacaaatattacacccagacttaggcgggaatcaaacccgcaacagGCGGAATAGAAagctacaaactgcgccaacgggctagctagctagtttaaattatattattatttccaatAATCATTTTACATTTATCAAATGATTATTGGAAATgggtttttaataatatgtattcatAAGCAAActtggacgccgcgttggcgtaacggttacagccatggattatacctgttgcgctggcggttgcgggttcgatccccgcacatgacaaacatttgtattggccatacaggtgtttgccgtggtctgggtgtttgtgcagtccttgtggatctccccaccgtgcttaggagaccacgttaagccgtcggtcccggttattatcatgtaaacctgacagcgatcgttactcatagtagggaatatatccgccaacccgcgttgaagcagcgtggtggattaagctctgattcttctcctacatggggaaagaggcctatgcccagtagtgggatattacaggctgaagcgttagcgTTTTATAAGCAAACTTATAACAACGCTATAAACTGCAAAGTTATAacaactttaatataaaaatgccGATCTGTAGTCTTATGTGATAAATCTATCGTGGGATAAGTACAATGCATGATGTGTAGCAAAAGATATCAAATTTAGAGCCTGTGGatgttcattttaattaaaaatctattatatgatatattgaaatttaataaatttatcgaAATTATGTGTGATATTTCATTTCAATAGATATTATTTAAGggcttttaattattatatttagatactaGCTGCGCTTCGTGGCTCTCACGAAATTTTTGATCCGGTgagaatgtcgggataaaaagtagcctatgcgTCATTATGGATCTCCAGCTACCTATGTACcgagtttcattacaatcagttcTTTAGTTTTTGCGTGCGTTTTCATGAATAtatcgtttttattattgttttttatacaatatttgtcctgtcaataacgaaaaaaaagaatgattctATTTAGCGCAAACGTGCGGAAGTTATTCGCggacatattatattattatattatatttttatttatatacatatccATATGTATtaggtacaattttattttagctgACTGTTATTGGACACTGGTCACGCGTCTAGCGTCCAACGGACCATGAAATTGAACTGTCAAACAAATCTCTTTGTTAATGTGAGACgcttaaaataatatctacaaATATAACTCTTGACTAAcgttaaaactattattaaataagtattacagATTGTAGGAGAGATCGAGGGGTTAATTGAAGTCTAAACGTTATTGGTTCTTACTGAAGATTACTAATAAATGATTGGTACTGCTattaagtaatgttgtgttccccGTAGTGAGTGAGGTGGTCAAAGGTCAGAGCTCTGGGAGCGATGGCTGCTAGGGTTGGCAACATGCTTAgaatgcttctggttttgcaatCTGCGGTGTCTGTACCTATACC
The nucleotide sequence above comes from Melitaea cinxia chromosome 28, ilMelCinx1.1, whole genome shotgun sequence. Encoded proteins:
- the LOC123667451 gene encoding histone-lysine N-methyltransferase SETMAR-like, which produces MVGVSDTTIFKILHDHLGMTKVSARWVPRMLTPPQKQQRVECSRAFLYLCNEDKDGVLSRIVTGDETWVHHYEPESKQDSMQWHKKVTAPPKKFKLSQSAGKFMATVFWDSEGILLIDYKDKGVSITGEYYASILERLKEAIKEKRRGKLTKGVLLLHENAPVHKSHVALAALLKVGFDILNHSPHSPDLVPSDYYLFPKMKKELRGKKFTTDDEVKEAVSGFFEDKDKTFFNEGINKLIERSEKCVRLAGEYIDKEK